Proteins from a single region of Chryseobacterium sp. T16E-39:
- the tsaB gene encoding tRNA (adenosine(37)-N6)-threonylcarbamoyltransferase complex dimerization subunit type 1 TsaB — MKILYLETSSKNCSVAISDGEKLLCACEEVSENYKQSESLHTFVEWALEGAGISMKEIEAISLGKGPGSYTGLRIGAASAKGFCYGLKIPLIAVNSLESMKEPFVGQNYDFIVPLVDARRMEVYTAVYDGTTGEEVSATEAMILDENSFIELIDKKILFVGDGAKKAKEILQLPNAEYNEDIYPSAQHLIKKTLEKIDNKDFEDIAYFEPFYLKDFHGVKKKKSED, encoded by the coding sequence ATGAAAATATTATATCTTGAAACCTCTTCCAAAAACTGCTCAGTGGCCATCTCAGATGGGGAAAAGCTTTTGTGTGCGTGTGAGGAAGTTTCTGAAAACTATAAACAATCTGAAAGCTTACATACCTTTGTAGAATGGGCATTGGAAGGTGCAGGGATTTCAATGAAAGAGATTGAGGCGATCTCATTAGGTAAAGGCCCCGGCTCCTATACAGGTCTTCGAATCGGTGCAGCTTCAGCAAAAGGGTTCTGTTATGGATTGAAAATTCCGCTTATCGCAGTAAATTCTTTAGAAAGCATGAAAGAGCCCTTTGTAGGTCAAAACTATGATTTTATAGTCCCTTTAGTCGATGCAAGAAGAATGGAGGTTTATACAGCTGTTTATGACGGAACTACGGGAGAAGAAGTTTCTGCAACAGAAGCTATGATCCTGGATGAAAATTCTTTTATCGAATTGATTGATAAAAAAATACTTTTCGTTGGTGATGGTGCTAAAAAAGCAAAAGAGATCTTACAGCTTCCCAATGCTGAATATAACGAAGACATCTACCCTTCTGCACAGCATCTGATAAAGAAAACACTTGAAAAAATAGATAACAAAGATTTTGAAGATATTGCTTACTTTGAGCCTTTTTATTTAAAAGACTTTCATGGAGTAAAGAAAAAGAAAAGCGAAGATTGA
- a CDS encoding RNA polymerase sigma factor — MKIKDAEIITLMQNPRTQDKGVRALMDAYQSRLYWHIRRIIIDGDAAQDILQDTFIKAYQNFHQFKNDSQLYTWLYRIATNEALQQINKMKKMQKTDEDAEYHMQNLVADNAEKDADEIQILLQNAIQSLPEKQKLVFMMRYYDDLPYEEISKIVDMSVGTLKTNYHYAKQKIEDYIKENYENNF, encoded by the coding sequence ATGAAGATTAAGGACGCGGAAATTATTACGCTGATGCAAAACCCTCGAACTCAAGATAAAGGAGTTCGTGCCTTGATGGATGCTTATCAAAGTAGATTGTATTGGCATATTAGAAGAATTATTATAGATGGTGATGCTGCTCAGGATATTTTGCAGGACACATTTATAAAGGCATATCAGAATTTTCATCAGTTCAAAAACGATAGTCAGCTGTACACATGGTTGTACAGAATTGCTACCAACGAAGCATTACAGCAAATCAATAAAATGAAAAAAATGCAGAAAACTGATGAAGATGCTGAATATCATATGCAAAATCTTGTAGCAGATAATGCAGAGAAAGATGCCGACGAAATACAGATTTTATTACAGAACGCTATACAAAGTCTGCCTGAAAAACAGAAACTTGTATTTATGATGCGGTATTATGATGATTTACCTTACGAAGAAATATCTAAAATTGTAGATATGTCTGTAGGAACGTTAAAAACCAATTATCATTATGCCAAACAAAAGATTGAAGATTATATAAAAGAAAATTACGAAAATAATTTTTGA
- a CDS encoding KdsC family phosphatase, giving the protein MGYKEKLKDIKAFVFDVDGVFTDGSVYLMPGGNMSRVMNVLDGYAVVKALKNNYIIGVITGGNDEMVKHRINYLGIEDYYAKSHNKMVDFEDFKKKHNLKNEEILTMGDDLPDLHIMENSAIAACPENAVPEIKGIADYISTKQGGSGAVRDVIEQVMKVQGNWHDDNTQSV; this is encoded by the coding sequence ATGGGTTATAAAGAAAAATTAAAAGATATCAAAGCATTCGTGTTTGATGTAGACGGCGTATTTACAGATGGAAGTGTATATCTGATGCCTGGAGGAAATATGAGCAGGGTCATGAATGTATTAGATGGTTATGCTGTAGTTAAGGCACTCAAAAACAATTATATAATAGGAGTTATTACTGGTGGAAATGATGAAATGGTAAAACATAGGATCAACTATCTGGGTATTGAGGATTATTATGCTAAATCACATAATAAGATGGTTGATTTTGAAGATTTTAAAAAGAAACACAATCTTAAAAATGAAGAAATCCTGACCATGGGAGATGATCTTCCTGATCTGCACATTATGGAAAATTCTGCAATAGCAGCATGTCCTGAAAATGCAGTTCCTGAGATCAAAGGTATTGCTGATTATATTTCAACAAAACAGGGTGGAAGCGGGGCCGTACGTGATGTTATTGAACAGGTAATGAAAGTACAGGGAAACTGGCACGACGACAATACACAATCGGTATAA
- a CDS encoding tetratricopeptide repeat protein: protein MKKNILFLLATCFVVSCATKVKKPEQRSKFLKGFNTYYNTLFNAKDALNSEFTSRDKGHKDNFYAPYIPILTYENQPLGSDLGQSTAFAENSMKMADVNKASTEKGAGRSGPPGKPGLQDIPGMVKDKVNSTASGILGNDPNQPEVKGATTLQIAEAKALKAINKYSVIRNGEEKNKQIFDAYMILVQSRIYQNKSLEALDALNYVFTHMKEDKRLPLAKVYQGEAYAQIKDYHKAQEIFSKLKGEGISKTYDKLLSIYNSEALLDAGKKEEAVKELDRAYELNGNRKLKSRISFLRGQILEGLGQNEKARESFMAAYKYANDFEFEVKSQIEIAKTFNGKGDYNGAKNYLEKISNKGTYMSRKNEFYYALGLMANKAGKKDEGQQFFRKSLVEKVSDPQIRGLAYYEIGKNYLDKNDYIGAGSYYDSALAVMTYEPSKILLQGQSENIKKISKNYYLIKKNDSILSLARMTDDQKKDFFAKHIAKLKAKEEREELERRRAERSKGFDTGDYNSNSIFANSSTSFEDFGTAPKGFYFSNTGTVSKGTSTFKQVWGDRALSDNWRFSKKMSSIDDMKNEALGVTSVPDPRRFEPAFYIEQIPTDAGKLGQLKKDRDTASLGLGIMYQNYFTNTPLATKTLYDLVDVKPEEKVMLQALYEIFAMNYEKSPQAGEKAKQMLLTDYPYTSYAEFARNPKNNTFVKSSEEVENEYKRAYALFETEKFGESKDVIDQTIQKYPKDALVPKLYLLNAFNTGKSSGKEVMILQLEQIALNYAKTPEGIKAKEMLNYLKTELAFQATDNKGNAVPQNQNNVPTQPGSNLNNNVPPVQDNNIQNPNTQSPVNKTPKKIGNPDQAKQDLKMQNPNAQPAKPK, encoded by the coding sequence ATGAAAAAGAATATTTTATTCCTTTTAGCAACATGCTTTGTTGTTTCCTGTGCTACTAAAGTAAAGAAGCCGGAACAGCGATCAAAGTTTTTAAAAGGTTTTAACACATATTATAACACATTATTTAATGCGAAAGATGCATTAAATAGTGAATTCACGAGCAGGGATAAAGGGCATAAAGATAATTTTTATGCACCGTATATTCCTATACTTACTTATGAAAATCAGCCGTTAGGAAGTGATCTTGGACAGTCTACAGCATTTGCTGAAAATTCTATGAAGATGGCTGATGTGAATAAAGCATCTACAGAAAAAGGAGCGGGCAGGAGTGGCCCTCCAGGTAAGCCAGGGCTTCAGGATATTCCTGGAATGGTGAAAGATAAGGTAAATTCTACGGCATCAGGAATATTGGGGAATGATCCCAATCAGCCTGAAGTAAAAGGAGCCACTACACTTCAAATTGCTGAAGCAAAAGCCTTAAAAGCCATTAATAAATATTCTGTTATCCGAAACGGTGAGGAAAAAAATAAACAGATCTTTGATGCTTATATGATTCTTGTACAATCAAGAATTTATCAAAATAAATCTTTGGAGGCTCTTGATGCTTTAAATTACGTTTTCACCCACATGAAAGAAGATAAGAGATTGCCTTTGGCTAAAGTCTATCAAGGTGAAGCGTACGCACAAATCAAAGATTATCATAAAGCCCAGGAAATTTTCTCAAAATTAAAAGGAGAGGGGATCAGTAAGACTTATGATAAACTACTGAGTATTTATAATTCTGAAGCTCTTCTGGATGCAGGAAAAAAAGAAGAGGCAGTAAAGGAGCTGGACCGGGCCTATGAACTGAACGGCAACAGAAAACTAAAAAGTAGAATTTCTTTTTTAAGAGGTCAGATATTAGAAGGTTTGGGACAAAATGAGAAAGCCAGAGAAAGCTTTATGGCAGCTTATAAATATGCCAATGATTTCGAATTCGAGGTTAAATCTCAGATAGAAATTGCCAAGACATTCAATGGAAAAGGAGATTATAATGGTGCTAAAAACTATTTAGAAAAGATCAGTAACAAGGGAACCTATATGTCCAGAAAAAATGAATTTTATTATGCTTTAGGATTAATGGCCAATAAAGCTGGTAAAAAGGATGAAGGGCAGCAATTCTTTAGAAAATCCCTGGTTGAAAAAGTCTCAGATCCACAGATCCGGGGTTTGGCTTATTATGAGATAGGGAAAAATTATCTTGATAAGAATGATTATATCGGTGCAGGAAGTTATTATGATTCAGCTCTTGCTGTAATGACTTATGAGCCGTCAAAAATTCTTTTACAGGGTCAGTCTGAAAATATAAAAAAGATCTCAAAGAATTATTATCTAATCAAAAAGAATGATAGTATACTCTCTTTAGCAAGAATGACCGATGATCAAAAAAAGGACTTTTTTGCTAAACATATTGCAAAGCTAAAAGCAAAGGAGGAAAGGGAAGAACTGGAAAGACGACGCGCTGAGAGAAGCAAAGGATTTGATACCGGGGATTACAATTCTAATTCAATTTTTGCCAACAGTTCTACTTCTTTCGAAGATTTTGGAACAGCCCCAAAAGGATTTTATTTCAGCAATACTGGAACCGTGAGTAAAGGTACCTCTACGTTTAAGCAGGTTTGGGGAGACAGAGCATTAAGTGACAACTGGCGGTTTTCAAAAAAAATGTCTTCTATTGATGATATGAAGAATGAAGCATTAGGAGTGACTTCTGTTCCTGATCCGAGACGTTTTGAACCTGCCTTTTATATTGAACAGATTCCTACAGATGCCGGAAAATTAGGCCAATTGAAAAAAGACCGGGATACTGCTTCTTTAGGGCTTGGAATTATGTATCAGAATTATTTTACCAATACTCCGCTAGCAACAAAAACATTGTATGACCTTGTGGATGTAAAGCCTGAGGAAAAGGTAATGCTACAGGCGCTATATGAGATTTTTGCAATGAATTATGAAAAAAGTCCTCAGGCAGGAGAAAAGGCAAAACAAATGCTACTGACTGATTATCCTTATACTTCATATGCTGAATTTGCAAGAAATCCTAAGAACAATACTTTTGTAAAATCTTCTGAAGAGGTTGAAAATGAATACAAACGAGCCTATGCCTTATTTGAAACTGAAAAATTTGGAGAAAGTAAGGATGTAATTGATCAGACAATTCAGAAATATCCTAAGGATGCCCTGGTTCCGAAATTGTATTTATTGAATGCTTTTAACACAGGAAAATCCAGTGGTAAGGAAGTAATGATTCTGCAGCTGGAACAAATTGCTCTAAACTATGCAAAGACTCCTGAAGGCATAAAGGCCAAAGAGATGCTGAACTATCTTAAAACTGAGCTGGCTTTCCAGGCCACAGACAATAAAGGAAATGCAGTTCCTCAAAACCAGAATAATGTCCCTACACAGCCAGGATCTAACTTAAACAATAACGTTCCTCCTGTTCAGGATAATAATATTCAGAATCCAAATACACAATCTCCGGTCAATAAAACGCCGAAAAAGATTGGAAATCCGGATCAGGCTAAACAGGATCTCAAAATGCAGAATCCAAATGCACAACCTGCAAAACCAAAATAA
- a CDS encoding Rossmann-like and DUF2520 domain-containing protein: MQIVIIGSGNVAFHLAKAFVLNNIPLAQIFGRNEKDLEKIALELQIPYSTEKLEDADLYIICVSDNSVESVSTIITKKDCLVAHTSGSLPKEILVGEYRKASFYPLQTFSKSKALDYKKIPFFIETDDEKDKQVLFELAGKVSENVMESSHEKRKYIHLTAIFACNFVNHLFSRAKEISDSQEIPFDYFLPIIDETVQKIHEIDPKLAQTGPAVRNDIRVLELHEKLLKDESLEIYKTMNHSIKEMYGL, encoded by the coding sequence ATGCAAATTGTAATTATAGGTTCCGGGAATGTGGCATTCCATCTCGCAAAAGCCTTTGTTCTGAATAACATTCCGTTAGCTCAAATTTTTGGGAGAAATGAAAAGGATTTAGAAAAAATAGCTCTGGAATTACAGATCCCTTATTCAACGGAAAAGTTGGAAGATGCAGATTTATACATTATCTGTGTCAGTGACAATTCTGTAGAAAGTGTTTCAACGATCATTACTAAAAAAGATTGTCTTGTTGCTCATACTTCAGGTTCACTTCCTAAAGAAATTTTAGTCGGGGAGTATAGGAAAGCAAGCTTTTATCCATTACAGACTTTTTCTAAATCTAAAGCGTTGGATTATAAAAAAATTCCTTTTTTTATCGAAACAGATGATGAGAAAGACAAGCAAGTGCTTTTTGAATTAGCAGGGAAAGTGTCTGAAAATGTAATGGAAAGCAGCCATGAAAAAAGAAAATATATCCATCTTACAGCAATTTTTGCCTGTAATTTTGTAAATCATCTTTTCTCCAGGGCTAAAGAAATTTCAGATTCTCAGGAAATCCCGTTCGATTATTTTTTACCAATAATTGATGAAACAGTACAAAAAATTCATGAAATCGATCCTAAGCTTGCCCAAACGGGGCCTGCGGTAAGAAACGATATCCGGGTTTTGGAACTTCACGAAAAACTTTTAAAGGACGAGAGCCTTGAAATATATAAAACAATGAATCATTCTATTAAAGAAATGTATGGGTTATAA
- a CDS encoding SDR family NAD(P)-dependent oxidoreductase yields the protein MKTILVTGATSGIGKSTAELFAQQGNRIIICGRRSEVLESVKTELSAFTEVISLKFDVSNLEQVENAINSLPAEWQNIDVLINNAGNAHGLDPLSAGKTDDWDSMIDGNVKGLLYVSKMLIPGMKERNSGHIVNLSSVAARQTYINGVVYCATKKAVDVISEGMRLELTEFGIRVTNIQPGAVETDFSLVRFKGDNERASTVYAGYEPLKAEDIADAIVYCVNAPKHVNVSDMTIYPSAQSEPRTIYRK from the coding sequence ATGAAAACCATATTAGTAACCGGAGCTACTTCCGGAATAGGAAAATCAACAGCCGAATTATTTGCTCAACAAGGAAACAGGATCATCATCTGTGGACGCAGAAGTGAAGTACTGGAATCTGTAAAAACTGAGCTATCCGCTTTTACAGAGGTAATAAGTTTAAAATTTGATGTAAGCAACCTCGAACAAGTGGAAAATGCCATCAACTCTTTGCCGGCAGAATGGCAGAATATTGATGTTCTGATTAATAATGCTGGAAATGCTCATGGTTTAGATCCTCTTTCAGCAGGAAAAACAGATGATTGGGATTCTATGATCGATGGAAACGTAAAAGGACTTTTATACGTGTCTAAAATGCTTATTCCCGGAATGAAAGAGAGAAACTCCGGTCATATTGTTAATCTCAGCTCTGTAGCTGCAAGGCAGACTTATATAAACGGTGTCGTATACTGTGCAACCAAAAAAGCAGTGGACGTTATTTCTGAAGGGATGCGTTTAGAACTGACGGAATTCGGAATCAGGGTAACTAATATTCAGCCTGGTGCTGTAGAAACAGATTTCTCTTTAGTCCGATTTAAAGGAGATAATGAAAGAGCCTCCACAGTATATGCAGGTTATGAACCTTTAAAAGCTGAAGATATTGCTGATGCTATTGTCTATTGTGTGAATGCTCCCAAGCATGTGAATGTTTCTGACATGACGATTTATCCCAGTGCTCAAAGTGAACCGAGAACAATCTATAGAAAATAG
- a CDS encoding Maf family protein: protein MKILLASQSPRRKELLSSLGFDFEVVKIDCEEILPDDISIENAAAYLSKLKADTFRPLLEGEVLLTADTVVAIDNQILGKPKDTSDARNMLNMLSGKTHQVFTGITIQTSDRVFTETDVADVELDEISADEIDYYIDHYKPFDKAGSYGIQEWLGMAKITKLSGSFYTIMGLPTHLVYRILKEI, encoded by the coding sequence ATGAAGATCCTTTTAGCATCACAATCACCAAGAAGAAAAGAACTGTTATCCAGTCTTGGATTTGATTTTGAGGTCGTAAAAATAGACTGTGAAGAAATTCTTCCGGATGATATTTCAATAGAAAATGCAGCAGCTTATCTTTCCAAATTAAAAGCTGATACCTTCCGACCTCTTCTGGAGGGAGAGGTTTTATTAACTGCTGATACTGTTGTGGCAATAGATAATCAAATCCTTGGAAAACCAAAAGACACATCTGATGCAAGGAACATGCTGAATATGCTTTCTGGAAAAACCCATCAGGTCTTTACCGGAATTACAATACAAACTTCAGATAGGGTGTTCACAGAAACAGATGTTGCAGATGTGGAACTGGACGAAATATCGGCTGATGAAATTGATTATTATATTGATCATTACAAGCCTTTCGATAAAGCCGGAAGCTATGGAATCCAGGAATGGCTGGGGATGGCAAAGATCACAAAACTATCGGGAAGCTTCTATACCATTATGGGACTTCCCACCCATTTGGTTTACAGAATTTTGAAAGAAATATAA
- a CDS encoding LD-carboxypeptidase, which translates to MKKNIFPKSLKKGDKIAVISPAGAVDASQLEEGIAMIKAKGFEPVLGEHLYTRFSNGYNYAGTEKERLNDINWALNDPDISAIWASRGGYGCQHLVQHLNLKKFTENPKWYIGYSDNTVIQSYLLKKGFASIHGQTIKTSSFGVTSASYDLLFDVLKGKSLHYTISKNQFNKEGEVDGELIGGNLALIYALLGTPYSFDFKDKVLFIEDIGENFYALDRMIMSLELAGVFKKIKGLIVGGMTNMGDEKDNKSYEESFDGFAYQLISERISKYKFPTVFRFPNGHIKDNRPLIIGGNVKMKIGTKVKIEF; encoded by the coding sequence ATGAAAAAAAATATCTTTCCGAAGTCCCTGAAAAAAGGCGATAAAATAGCTGTTATTTCCCCTGCTGGAGCTGTAGATGCTTCCCAACTTGAAGAAGGAATTGCAATGATCAAGGCAAAAGGTTTTGAACCTGTTTTAGGAGAACATCTTTATACCAGATTTTCAAATGGATATAATTATGCAGGAACAGAAAAGGAAAGATTAAATGATATCAACTGGGCTTTAAATGATCCTGATATTTCTGCAATCTGGGCTTCCAGAGGAGGATATGGCTGCCAGCATCTGGTTCAGCATTTAAACCTTAAGAAATTTACTGAAAACCCTAAATGGTATATTGGATATTCAGACAATACCGTCATCCAGAGCTATCTTCTTAAAAAAGGGTTTGCATCTATTCACGGACAGACTATTAAAACATCTAGTTTTGGAGTTACGAGTGCAAGTTATGATCTTCTTTTTGATGTTTTGAAAGGGAAATCCTTACACTACACGATCAGTAAAAATCAATTCAATAAAGAAGGTGAGGTTGATGGAGAGCTGATTGGAGGAAATCTTGCTCTTATCTATGCTCTGTTAGGGACTCCCTACTCTTTTGATTTTAAAGATAAAGTATTGTTTATTGAAGATATCGGCGAGAATTTTTATGCTCTTGATCGAATGATCATGAGCCTGGAATTGGCGGGAGTATTCAAGAAGATAAAAGGACTCATTGTAGGGGGAATGACGAATATGGGTGACGAAAAAGATAATAAAAGCTACGAAGAAAGTTTTGATGGTTTTGCCTATCAGTTGATTTCTGAAAGAATTTCGAAATATAAATTTCCTACAGTTTTTAGATTTCCAAATGGACACATTAAAGATAACAGACCCTTGATTATCGGTGGAAATGTGAAGATGAAGATCGGAACTAAGGTTAAAATTGAGTTTTAA
- the rnr gene encoding ribonuclease R, whose amino-acid sequence MKKRKYISQKNDHKLMEIGRLILRFMNENSSKVYNYKQIADGIDYKNPRQREMVIQALHKLQSSEKIKETDKGKYIINLNIAGTLTGVIDFNQSGNAYVNVDGMEDDIFIHSKNVKDALQGDKVLIVTYTYKGKKLEGSVLEVLERTRTEFVGTLQVVTHKDFGFVVCDKKSINTDIFIPKGKFGGAEDGDKVVVKMTEWKPGDKNPEGEIIKVLGAPGEHETEIHSILAEYGLPYDFPEEVEQDADKINRQITDDEVAKRRDMRNVCTFTIDPKDAKDFDDALSIQKLKNGNWEIGVHIADVSHYVVPGTILDDEAYQRATSVYLVDRVVPMLPEVLSNDVCSLRPNEDKYTFSAVFELNDNAEIQKQWFGRTVIHSDRRFTYEEAQERIETQQGDLTEEILVLDKLAKIMRQERINNGAITFDRSEVRFNLDENNQPIGVYFKISKDSNHLIEEFMLLANKKVSEFVSLTNKGGVSNNTFIYRVHDDPDPAKLEALRDFVSTFGYQMNLANTKKVAESLNKLLYDVKGKGEENMIETLAMRSMSKAVYSTEPIGHYGLGFEYYSHFTSPIRRYPDLLAHRLLQHYLDGGKSPDRNELEEKAKHCSAMERLAADAERDSIKFMQVKFMEKHLGENFKGVISGVAEFGFWVEIPDNGAEGLIKLRDLVDDSYVYDKATHAVYGSRTGKKYQLGDEVQIKVVKANLIQKQLDFKIVD is encoded by the coding sequence ATGAAAAAAAGAAAATATATAAGTCAAAAAAATGACCATAAATTAATGGAGATCGGGAGATTGATCCTCAGATTTATGAATGAAAACTCATCAAAAGTCTATAATTATAAACAGATCGCTGATGGAATCGATTACAAGAATCCCAGACAGAGGGAAATGGTGATCCAGGCTTTACATAAGCTGCAGTCTTCAGAAAAAATTAAAGAAACTGATAAAGGAAAATACATTATCAATTTAAATATTGCAGGAACATTAACGGGAGTTATTGATTTCAATCAATCCGGAAATGCTTATGTGAATGTAGATGGAATGGAAGATGATATTTTTATCCATTCGAAAAATGTAAAAGATGCTTTGCAAGGCGATAAAGTATTAATAGTAACATATACGTATAAAGGTAAAAAACTTGAGGGCTCTGTTTTAGAAGTTTTGGAAAGAACCAGAACCGAATTTGTAGGAACCCTGCAGGTAGTTACCCATAAAGATTTTGGATTTGTTGTTTGCGATAAAAAATCGATCAATACAGATATTTTCATTCCTAAAGGAAAATTTGGAGGTGCTGAAGATGGAGATAAGGTAGTCGTAAAAATGACGGAATGGAAACCTGGAGATAAAAACCCTGAAGGAGAAATCATCAAAGTTTTAGGGGCTCCGGGAGAACATGAAACAGAAATACACTCCATTTTAGCTGAATATGGTTTGCCATATGATTTTCCGGAAGAAGTAGAACAGGATGCAGATAAGATCAACAGACAGATTACGGATGATGAAGTTGCAAAACGTCGTGATATGCGTAATGTCTGCACATTTACAATTGACCCTAAAGATGCAAAGGATTTTGATGATGCATTATCCATCCAAAAATTAAAAAATGGAAATTGGGAAATTGGTGTTCATATCGCTGATGTCTCTCATTATGTAGTTCCTGGAACTATTTTAGATGATGAAGCTTATCAAAGAGCTACTTCAGTGTATTTGGTGGATCGTGTAGTTCCTATGTTACCGGAAGTATTAAGTAATGATGTATGTTCACTTCGCCCGAACGAAGATAAATATACCTTCTCAGCTGTTTTTGAATTGAATGACAATGCAGAAATTCAGAAACAATGGTTTGGAAGAACGGTTATTCATTCGGATAGGAGATTTACCTATGAAGAAGCTCAGGAACGTATCGAAACCCAGCAGGGAGATTTAACGGAAGAAATTCTTGTACTGGACAAACTGGCTAAAATTATGCGTCAGGAACGTATTAATAATGGAGCCATTACATTTGATAGAAGTGAAGTAAGATTTAATCTGGATGAAAATAATCAGCCTATTGGCGTTTACTTTAAAATAAGCAAGGATTCAAATCACCTGATTGAGGAATTTATGCTTTTAGCCAATAAAAAAGTTTCAGAGTTTGTTTCTTTAACGAACAAAGGAGGAGTTTCGAACAATACTTTTATATATAGAGTTCATGATGATCCGGATCCTGCAAAATTAGAAGCATTAAGAGATTTTGTTTCTACATTTGGATATCAGATGAATCTTGCCAACACAAAGAAAGTAGCTGAATCTTTGAATAAGTTATTGTATGATGTAAAAGGGAAAGGAGAAGAAAATATGATTGAAACCTTAGCCATGCGAAGTATGAGTAAAGCAGTCTACTCCACTGAGCCTATCGGACATTATGGTTTAGGATTTGAATATTATTCTCACTTCACCTCTCCTATCCGTCGTTATCCTGATTTACTTGCTCACCGTTTGCTACAGCATTATCTGGATGGTGGAAAATCTCCGGATAGAAATGAATTGGAAGAAAAAGCAAAGCACTGTAGCGCGATGGAAAGATTAGCTGCGGATGCAGAAAGAGATTCTATTAAATTCATGCAGGTAAAATTCATGGAAAAACACCTGGGAGAAAATTTCAAAGGAGTTATTTCCGGAGTTGCAGAATTTGGTTTCTGGGTTGAAATTCCTGACAATGGTGCAGAGGGATTAATCAAATTGAGAGATCTAGTAGATGATTCTTATGTTTATGATAAAGCAACCCATGCAGTATATGGTTCAAGGACAGGTAAAAAATATCAGTTGGGAGATGAAGTTCAGATCAAAGTAGTGAAAGCGAACTTAATTCAGAAACAACTGGATTTCAAGATTGTTGATTAA
- a CDS encoding YraN family protein — MATHNDFGKLAEDMAVEYLQKNGHKILARNFRFQKAEIDIISEKDDLIIITEVKARSTDAFILPQEAVTKTKIRSIVSAANHYLEEFNKDQEVRFDIISVLPDEKRKLVLEHIADAFESFDAN, encoded by the coding sequence ATGGCCACTCACAATGATTTTGGAAAATTAGCAGAAGATATGGCTGTAGAATATCTGCAAAAGAATGGACATAAGATTCTGGCGAGAAATTTTCGATTTCAAAAAGCAGAGATCGACATTATTTCCGAAAAAGATGATCTCATCATTATTACCGAAGTAAAAGCACGTTCTACAGATGCTTTTATTTTGCCTCAGGAAGCTGTTACAAAAACGAAGATAAGATCTATTGTTTCAGCAGCTAATCATTATCTGGAGGAATTTAACAAAGATCAGGAAGTTCGCTTTGACATCATATCAGTTCTGCCTGATGAAAAAAGGAAACTGGTTCTTGAACATATAGCCGATGCTTTTGAATCATTTGATGCCAACTGA
- a CDS encoding LysE family translocator, protein MFELVLSAVILGFMLSLVFIGPIFFLLIETSFSRGPRHALALDLGVITADLLCIVAAYYASADLVSLIDKHPGFYRITSILIFVYGIVMLVTKTKMHMPGEERIINQNYFKTFINGFFFNLLNVGVILFWLVTVISVRNQYPDISNFILYIGLVIGTYLCIDLAKIFLAKQFHDKLTQTLANKIRRIVGCILIVFSFFIFLQSFKKFNQFDKRLEEAEKKEVKFQKTK, encoded by the coding sequence ATGTTTGAACTTGTACTATCTGCGGTCATATTAGGATTTATGTTAAGCCTGGTTTTTATAGGACCTATTTTTTTCCTTTTAATTGAAACCAGCTTCTCACGTGGTCCTCGGCATGCTCTGGCTCTTGATCTCGGAGTTATTACAGCAGATCTGTTGTGTATCGTGGCAGCTTATTATGCGAGTGCAGATTTAGTCAGTTTAATAGATAAGCATCCCGGATTTTACAGGATAACGTCCATTCTTATTTTTGTGTATGGGATCGTTATGCTGGTTACCAAAACAAAGATGCATATGCCTGGAGAAGAAAGAATCATTAATCAAAATTATTTTAAGACTTTTATTAATGGTTTTTTCTTTAACCTTTTGAATGTAGGGGTTATTCTTTTCTGGTTAGTAACTGTAATTTCTGTCAGAAATCAATATCCAGATATTAGTAATTTTATCCTTTATATCGGTTTAGTAATCGGGACTTATCTCTGTATTGACCTGGCTAAAATATTTCTTGCCAAGCAGTTCCACGACAAATTGACGCAAACTTTAGCCAACAAAATCAGAAGAATTGTTGGATGTATCCTGATCGTTTTTAGTTTCTTTATCTTTTTGCAAAGCTTTAAAAAATTTAATCAATTTGATAAAAGATTAGAAGAAGCTGAGAAAAAAGAAGTCAAATTTCAAAAAACAAAATGA